The Filimonas lacunae genomic sequence GTATTTACAAAGCCCATGATATTGCTTTTGACGCCGCCTGGTTTCCGGTGTTTTACATTCTTTCGCAGGAAGATGCTGTTACCATCAGCTCTATTGCCACACAGCTGGAAGTAACCCACAGTGCTGCCAGCCAGCTCGTTAGCAACTTACAGGAAAAAGGACTGGTAAAAGCCGGTACCAACGCCGAAGACGCCCGCAAAAAAGTAGTGAGCTTTACGCCCAAAGGCAAAAAAATACTGGACCAGGTGCTGCCGGTGTGGACTGCTTTGCAAACAGCTATGGAACAGCTGGTGGCAGAGGGGCCTAACAGTGCCCATATGTTACAGGCCATCAGTGAAATGGAAGCGGGTTTGGCCCGCGAGCCTTTACTATCCCGCATCGAAAACAATTTATAATTCTTTAATACCCCCTTATAACATGAACACATTTGAATACGGAGCAGAATCCCTTACAGTAAGCAAAGTGCTGGCCATTGCAGCCGGAACTTTACAGGGTGTGCTCAGTGATGCCAGCCGCAGTAAAATAAAAACCAGCGAAGCGCATGTGCAGCAGATTGTAGACGAAAACATTACTGTATATGGTATTAACACCGGCTTTGGCATATTGGCCAACACCAGCATCAGTGCAGAAGATACGCTTACGTTACAGTACAAAATACTGCAAAGCCATAGCGTAGGCGTAGGCAATCCTATACCCGCCGAGGTGGCTAAAATAATGCTGATTACCAAGGTGCAGGCGTTAGCCCAGGGCTTTTCGGGAGCACAGCTTACCACCCTGGAACGCCTGATATGGCATATTGATAATGATGTAATACCGGTAGTGCCGGAAAAAGGAAGCGTAGGTGCATCGGGCGATCTGGCGCCGCTGGCTCATTTATGCCTGCCCCTTATTGGATTGGGCGAAGTGATCTGGCAGGGGAAA encodes the following:
- a CDS encoding MarR family winged helix-turn-helix transcriptional regulator; protein product: MNLYQSLGFLVFGSRLKRLSDTFLSDVNRIYKAHDIAFDAAWFPVFYILSQEDAVTISSIATQLEVTHSAASQLVSNLQEKGLVKAGTNAEDARKKVVSFTPKGKKILDQVLPVWTALQTAMEQLVAEGPNSAHMLQAISEMEAGLAREPLLSRIENNL